One segment of Leptodactylus fuscus isolate aLepFus1 chromosome 7, aLepFus1.hap2, whole genome shotgun sequence DNA contains the following:
- the LOC142213326 gene encoding jeltraxin-like — protein sequence MRGLTIFFCLLAGCHVAGAIEKTIMLFPEPTITDYVILNSTHKVLKQMTVCLRSYSDLTRDYGLLSIATTDKDNAFLIYPMPPNIISISINNEDIFFKVDPERFDWKSSCVTWGSETGLLQLWINGKRYPGRVTRTRSPISPQMFVILGQDQDSFGGKFDVAQSFVGEMCDVNMWDYVLPDSLIMAYFYNDYNVNGNIFNWIDGKYRAKGSILVSKNRFYPK from the exons ATGAGAGGTCTCACCATCTTCTTTTGCCTTTTGGCTGGGTGTCATGTGGCAGGAG CCATTGAGAAAACCATCATGCTTTTTCCCGAGCCAACAATCACGGACTATGTAATTCTGAATTCTACACATAAAGTTCTAAAGCAGATGACTGTATGTCTGCGCTCCTACTCCGACCTTACCCGAGACTATGGCCTTCTGTCCATAGCTACAACAGACAAGGACAACGCTTTCCTCATTTACCCGATGCCCCCAAATATTATTTCTATCTCCATAAATAATGAAGATATTTTCTTCAAAGTGGATCCTGAACGTTTTGACTGGAAAAGCTCTTGTGTCACTTGGGGCTCTGAGACTGGACTGCTCCAACTATGGATCAATGGCAAGAGATACCCGGGAAGAGTTACAAGGACCAGATCTCCCATCTCACCTCAGATGTTTGTCATCCTTGGGCAGGACCAGGATAGTTTTGGTGGTAAATTTGATGTTGCCCAGTCCTTTGTAGGAGAAATGTGTGATGTCAATATGTGGGATTATGTTCTGCCCGACTCGCTTATAATGGCCTATTTCTATAATGATTACAATGTAAACGGGAATATATTTAACTGGATAGATGGGAAATATAGAGCCAAAGGGTCAATTCTTGTCTCGAAGAACCGATTCTATCCTAAGTGA
- the LOC142212944 gene encoding jeltraxin-like, translating to MLFPEPSITDYVILNSTHKVLKQMSVCLRSYSDLTRDYGLLSIATTDKDNAFLIYPMPPNNISISINNEDIFFKVDPEVFDWKSSCVTWDSETGLLQLWINGKRYPGRVTRTRSPISPQMFVILGQDQDSFGGKFDVAQSFVGEMCDVNMWDYVLPDSLIMAYFYNDYNVNGNIFDWIDGKYRAKGSILVSKNRFYPK from the coding sequence ATGCTTTTTCCCGAGCCATCAATCACGGACTATGTAATTCTGAATTCTACACATAAAGTTCTAAAGCAGATGTCTGTATGTCTGCGCTCCTACTCCGACCTTACCCGAGACTATGGCCTTCTGTCCATAGCTACAACAGACAAGGACAACGCTTTCCTCATTTACCCGATGCCCCCAAATAATATTTCTATCTCCATAAATAATGAAGATATTTTCTTCAAAGTGGATCCAGAAGTTTTTGACTGGAAAAGCTCTTGTGTGACTTGGGACTCTGAGACTGGACTGCTCCAACTATGGATCAATGGCAAGAGATACCCGGGAAGAGTTACAAGGACCAGATCTCCCATCTCACCTCAGATGTTTGTCATCCTTGGGCAGGACCAGGATAGTTTTGGTGGTAAATTTGATGTTGCCCAGTCCTTTGTAGGAGAAATGTGTGATGTCAATATGTGGGATTATGTTCTGCCCGATTCTCTTATAATGGCCTATTTCTATAATGATTACAATGTAAACGGGAATATATTTGACTGGATAGATGGGAAATATAGAGCCAAAGGGTCAATTCTTGTCTCGAAGAACCGATTCTATCCTAAGTGA